Genomic window (Alligator mississippiensis isolate rAllMis1 chromosome 4, rAllMis1, whole genome shotgun sequence):
TGACctacaggccaggggttgagtacACCTGGTCCAGGGGTTGAGTACACCTGGGAGGCTGGCAAAGATGTGatgccctattttcctatgattcggTGGTGGCCTGCCTGTTTCAGGTACTCGGGGTCTTTATGACCAACATCTCTGAGAAGCAGTCTTTGCAATCAGTTCATGGGGAATGACGTTGAGGTGAGCACTGATGCTTGTACCTTAAACAGGCTTTTGAGACATTTCAGGAGCTGGCTACGGGCTGGTCTTCTCAAGGGAATCCACTTTCAGCTATGTGGGCACAACTACGACAAGGGCAGAGATTGGATTATTTCAGCTGTGTTAATGGCTCCTGGATCAACAAAACCCCTGAGGACAAATGTGATGCAAAGCAGCTCTGTTCTGCGCGGTTTCCATGAAATCCAGGCAGTCGGCCCTTCTGGGTAGCTTCTGTGATGCTCTGCCTAATGGGCCGGCACATCTCAGCAAGCGTGCGTCATGCCTATATCCCTATACGCATGAGGTTTCACTCCTGAGGGCTCATTGTGCAATAGCTGATGACAGAGGACGGCGTGAAACCATTCCAAGTTGTGCCTCATTGCTGGGACTGAGCTTCTGTGAGCATCAGCTGCAGAGGCGTTTTACCCGACTGAGGGAGGGGCAGCACAGATGCCACATCGGGGATTGCAGCACTGTGGCATCTCAGGGTTTGTAGTGACAACTTTTGCCAAGGAGAggcaaaacagtgctgtttctcaGGTTGAAATGACATGTAGACCATATTAAATCACTTAAAAGGTGAGCATCTGCACCATAAGCAGTGGGGGGAAATATTATTTTGGGGACCCCcgcccttcccttctgcaggcccGTTGCAGGGCTGGCACACGTTGGTGCTGTATATGTCAGCGGAGAAGTGGCTGCACACCTATTGGTGCTGGGCACTGTGGGACGGTGGCActatggtgctgctgctgtcaccggcTGCCCCGTTAGCCCCAGCTTTCTGCTGCCTATGACctgcacattaaagcttgttGACTCATGCAAGTCCCCTATGAGCATCTAAAAGTCATGCCACTTCTCACACGGGTTAACTctgagctgtgctacctagcttctGTTATGGCAATTTCAGTCTGCTCTTCAGAGATGAAAGGAGCAGTTTGCAGTCCCCCAGTGTCCCAGGATGCAATGCTCACAGCCCCCTTCCCAtccagagcagagggagctcaagtgtcctggctcctagttGTGGCCCCGCTCACCAGCGCTCTggaggcaagtcagagctgtgcagacaaGATACAGTTTGAACCCTCAATGTGAGCCTGCTCCCAGCGTGCCCTAACTTTAACACCGCGTAACAgcccacagatttagtatggtctaagtgtaccGGGTAACTTCACCCTCAGTGCTTGTTGAATGACAACATTACACCGCTTTAAGTAGTGGTCTGAAGTTAAACCAGTGTTTGCACACTCCTATTTGGATTTAAGAAACATCAGTTAGAaatagtaggggtgcaccgataacgatttttttggccaattattaaccagctatATTGGTCAATACTGATTCATCCAtctggtaagtctgggggggggaaggggcatgggggaaggaaggggcatggggttggggggtgttggggcagggacaggtgctgcccagccagggcagggagtgggacagagctgcgagtGGCTCATCTAGGCAGTgcaggagggcagctcccactgctgcacgcacccctgggggaggcgtggggggcatgtgccccactaGATTTGTGCATAGGACgagggcgggctgcctgctgcaggcccagggtcaggggctgcactggcctcttcccagtggggggacttggctggagctgcacgcagggcaggcagtggcagcgctgggagcggggctatGGGAATATTGGCATAGCTGTAGcccaccctcccagtgccacccacTGGCAAGAGGCCTGTGCACCCCCCAGTTctgagcccgcagtgggcagcccaccttgccccatgcacaaatccaggaggcACACGCCCCCTATGCCTCTCCTGGGGGTGCATACAGCGATGGCAGccgccccctctccctgccccccatgcctccaggACAAGCCACTCGTGACTCTGTCTCACTCCCgccctggctgcccagtgcctgtccctgcccctgtcccagccccagtcccctcctgcactgtgggggtctcaagctgcccccccaaatccctaacctcccctatgccccttccctctcacagacttactggcctgacgctgttctccaagctgcccagctgccttcctggctccctgcacactGCAGTCACCcacatgcacgcagcatttatcagcGATATTATCGGCTATGCTGGCCAAAAAAACCTGATTgctaataatgtcaattttccttttatcagtggatcgatatatcagtgcaccacTAAGAAATAGTTCTCTCCAGTGTGCGCTGCCTGGTTTAGCTACGTTGGTTTTAAACCCAGAGTTACCAAACAGGTGCCACTTTCTCATATAAGCAATGCCTGAAGTGCCAGTGTATTAAGGGGTGCCCAGTAATATACTGGGCTATCTCTGTATCTCCCCTAGATAGTATCAGGCTTGCTGAAGAAGGAATCCCTCTAATAAATCCTAACACTGCTGCACCTATGAAGACTTTTGTTTAGCTCATGTGGTCAGAGGCTGACTTATAGCCTCACTGGAAACCAAAAAATACCCCGATCATAGATTTGCTGTACTTGGATGGAAAACAGTAGCAGATGCTGTAGTATCCTGGGAGGCAGGTGGGAATCTTTTGGCTGCAAGGGGGTTTGACTACAAACAGTGGATCTGACTTAGAGAAACTTGGAAGATATTGATGTTCCTCCTTTTCTCATCAGACTATTGAGTCACTATTTTCTTCCTCTAAGTTAAATATTTTGCAAGAGAGGACGGTGGGGTGCTGGGCAGAGGGGAAAGTTTATCTGACTTGGCTTTCTGTCCCCTCCATCTCCAGAAGTGGTAACTTCTTACCTAGTCCTGGTAGGGTGTGAAAGTGGAGATGGGGGTATAACTGTTTCATTCTCTTCTCGGCATAGTTTCTGGAAAACTGCCCTTCGCTCTTGAAATCGGTGTCTGTGGAAAACCTGCTACGTGGAACAGAGAACGGTGCTCAGCAAAGCAGCACCAATTTAAGGGCGAGAGCCCTGGAACAGATGTTTTAGGACCAGGGGTGTCCTGTTGCTATCAAATAGTCATTTGAATCTTTCTTGGCCGTGGTGTATTGTGTAGTAAGAAACATGGGGGCTTCCCCTTATGAGTGAAGATGGAGCTGGGCGAGTGAGCTCTTGCAGGGATTGGTGTGGTCtgctctgcaagaggaggctggccTGCAACACAGGCTTAGAGATCTCTGTAGCAAtccccagtgctgcacacagcTCAGGACACACTGCTGGTTTAGGAGCAAGCCTAATTCACTGCAACATCCTCCCTAGGATCAGCTGCTGGATCAGTAACAAGCTACTGGTACCAACTAATGCAGTCCTCTTTTTAGCTGAAGCGGTTGCAGTGCTAAGAGCATCAAGTGAACACCCTCTGGCCCCATGCCTGAAGGCTCATTACAGGAGCTGTAAgtagcagggggttggcctagatgacctatggaggtccctttcagccccacttCCCTAGGatcctgtgattctcaaccagggtgccatgataccttggggtgccttgagatatCTTCCCTGCACAAGGTTGCATgtacagacatgattcacaagatgaacccaaaTTTTCCATATAAGAATTGACAGTGCATATTAAAAccattctgatctgctgtggtcttttggaggtctttgcaacagtggaattgctctgttattttcctATAGTCAAAAAGTGAGTGAGAACTAAGAGCTGAGGAATGCCTTGACTATCAAGAGGTGCCTTGAGGCTATGGAGGACTGCCTCAAgtcctaaaaggttgagaaccactggcttagatgCATGAGAAACTGCGCAGGGACAAAGTGTACATGCAAAATTGCCAGCTTGTGTCCTGCTAATTTTCTTTCACCAGGGATCGAGTATATCAAGAGCACAGCAGGCACGTCTGTAGACACGCACGCTTGTCACCTTTAAAGTGCTCGGCAGGCTTTCCTCCCCATCCTACTGCAGctcagcatcctgctgctgccctgtgccaggcTCCTCTTGGAGTCACCAGACCAAAGGAGTAATTGCGGCTTGATCTAGCACAGCGGTGCTCAACCtcttggccctgtgggccaggggcTGTTTTGGGCCCCGCTCACCAGGATCGGGCCCTGTGCTGGTCTtgtgtgccaggatcaggccacaGGTGCCAAGATCAGGGCCCTGTGCCCAGCCTTGAACACTAGGATCTGGCTTTGGGCTCCgcactgcccctgccaggccctgcatgctgggataaGGGGATCGGGGCCCCGTGCTGTACCCCTACATGCTGAGATCGGGGTCTTGCTCTGCCTTCCTGCTAGAGCCATGCTCTTTggcccatgggtctggaaatttggcagcaggggggcattGCCACcagtcccccaccaccaaattttcagacctccagggagccccacaggccagatgacctgGCACCCCTGATCTAGCAAGATCCCTCTTACTGGACTAGCAAGGATTAAATGTATTGTTAAAGAGGAGGTGCTATAGCTTCACCTGAATTGCAGCGGCTTCCCAACCTTTCCCACAGCAAGGCTGTTCCTCGGTGCCATCAGCTGGTTTGGTTGCCTCTTCAGGACGGGGAAGTGAATCTGGCTCTTGGAGCTGAAGCTCTTTGGAAGAAATAGGAAATAAAATGGATCTGGAGAGAGGTGAGTGTGATAACCAACCCTGCTCGATAATAGGACGGGGAAGTGTCCTGCAGGCACTGAAGAAATGTCATGTTTTCTGAAccagggaagggaaggtgtgGGTGAGTTAGGATGGGAAGAAACAGACGGGAACACAGAGGAGGTTGACCTGCAATAAAGATAATAATACAGTCTCACCAGCCCTTGGCATCCAGGATCAGTAGCTGGGTGCCAAAAAGCATGcggctttttaaaaagtaataagcCAACTTATTTAACTTGTTTTCTGAGCCTCAAGGGTACACTCCTTATATGCTTTCAAGTTTCACGAGTGCTAGAAACATCCTATGTAACGGAAAGCTATGATTCTCATCCAATCACATGATGAGAATTGGCCATACCAAGGAGATTTCCTTCCAACTCCCCATCCATGTAGGAGTCCAATGCCTAGTTATAATTCAGGAGTGCCTGCCTTTCACATGAAGATCTTGGCACTCTCCACCCGAACCACGACTTTGATCTCTTTGCTTTCACTTCACGAGCAGTTCACACAAACAAATATTGACGTACGTATTGTTGGTGACCAATCGCACGTTACAAATTGCAAAGAGCCCAGGTGAACACAACCTGGACAATAatttgttgctgctgtttctccCAGACTAGAAGCCTGTATGGATATAAGCAAGCAGGACATGTATGTGAACCGAAACCTAGTCATGCCAGTGTTCATGAAGAGCAAATTAAAATGGGCATAGCAAGCTCAAAGGGCAAAGAAATAGGATTTCTTGAAATTTagtgtttttgggggtttttttttgcaaatcttGCTTTGCTGTATGCACACTGCGGTCATTGGAGACTACAATATAATCCAAGTAGAACAGTAATCTCTCAATGTTCAGGACTAAATGCAAAACATATCCTTACAGCTTGGCTTTCCCTCTAACACACGTGCCATTTCTATCGTTACTTCTACAGGTAGAGAAAGTAGGAAGGAAGAAATTTGTGGCGGGGGGAAGGTATTATTTTGTTACTGTTCTTTAGCTTTTGATTCTCAGATAATAGAGGAATGGGAGCCCCAGAAAAAAcacagtatttgtatttacacacacacacacacacacacacacacacacacacacacactcatttaTTTCTATTTCATAGTTGGAGAAATGGAGGCCTATAGATGAACTTGAGACCCAAGGTCACAcaacacagggcacatctacacatgaatttaagtTGGCTTAAATTTAAcgcacattaaactaatgtgtATTAAGTGGGTTTTAGCAGGTGTCTATGTGTGGTGGGACTTGGGATGGATTTTAGTCCCAGGTCgcttcagccctgccatgtgccgcTGCGGCCACCGGCGGGAGCTCCAGTCTCtggacacatggctgccagcacttggcagccatgctgaagccagagccagctgccagcatttggcagccatcttggaaacataCCTTtgccctctgatccctggccagccccttctctgcccaAGAGCcaggtgcccagcacaggggaagcatgcagcagctcccttCTTGCCCACCTTGCCTTCCTGCatcagggctgcttctgcctctgccagtgatgcccagcaccctgctgctccagcccggcCCCTGCCAGAACTGACCATCGCCCTATGCTCCTGCTAGCCATGGCGCTGGCCCTGATGACCCCAGCAAGCACCCCCTTGCCCAGGTTTCAGGAAAGTCATGCATCcaacagcaggagccagggcactGGCTATGGGAGGCCTTGGCTGagcccctcctcctgcacttcccGTTCCAgcccacctgtcctgctgcccacaTACCCCCTACCTCCtgtccacccccagcaccactctcaggacaagCACATGGTtggaacaaaaaaagtttattatCCTAACAACaaccacccccatccctccctcttcACCCTCAGCAAacagtgcccctccaccacccgctCCACTcaccaataataataaaaaaggcttATAAGTTGCAAACTATATAGAGAGCAGGCCAGCTCGGGGGGAGGAGAGGCACCTAGCCAGGAGTCCTGGGACTGGACTCtagccagccccctagtggctgggccaACCCAGGACTAAATTCCCTGCCTTAATGCGGAGtaacacgtctacatgtgcgttcTTCTGCATTAACTAATCCTGCTTAAATTGATACTTGGTTTgggcaagtatcaaatttaggctcacatagcctaaCACTGCCATTTTTTGGCTGCATTAAGGGTATGCACAAATAGGAACGCTCCCCTAATGCTGCTTAAATTAGGCTAATCTGCATTAAAtgaccatgtgtagacatgctcatagAGAATCAACTGTACAGTTATGACCAGATTCCAGGAGTCCTGATTCAAAGTCATCTCCTCTAGCCACTTGCTACCTCATTCAAAGCTGTGACCTTGATCTTCTCACTTTTAACACCCCAAACATGGAGTCCCTTCCTAGTCATTTCTAACAATACATGTCTCTCGTGTAATGATCATTAGAGAAATATTTTACCTTTCCTACTTGTTCTTTGGTGAAAAACTTCATGGGGGTGTCCACTTGGGGACTGTGAGTCAAGTCAGGAAGGGGGTTATTGGTCGCTATCAATGTTGTCTTGTCTTGATTAAACTGTGATGATATGGACATGAGAGCTGTGTACTTTGTGCGGTTATCAAGACATTCCTGGAACCTGTCATTGTTGAATGGTACAAAGTACTTCTCCTGTATGGGGCCAAAGTAGAGAATGGATTTAGAAATGCCAGCTGTGTGTATTTCAGGAGATTACTGCTTGTTCATACAAATGAGAACTGTATTTCTGAAGAACATGTACAATGGTCTAAATACAGGGTATGCTCGCCACTGCCTTCTGCTGGGTAGCATGGGATCAATAGAAAAACCCACTGCCTACATCATCGCACTGAGTGATGATCCCCCTACCCCATGGAGGAGTTAGGACAAACTGACCCTGGGACATTCAGAACTGCAGCAAAGATTCCTACTAGCTGACCCACGGTAGAAACTTCTTTACCTGGAAAGGTAAGAGCTGAAAGATGAAAACTTTGACATTAAGGAAAAATGGATCCATCGACAGAACACAATTGACATCATGAATAAATTCCTTATCCTGGACCTCACATAGAAACCCTCTGGCTTTGCTTTACCAAGGTGGAGCTGGACAACACTGAACAGAGTTTGTACTGGACAAAGTAGAGGTAACTACGTGCTACACAGATGGGATTTTATTAAAGACCCCAAGTGTGAGTGTGGTGCAATCCAAACTCTAGCACATATCATGGAGGAACGTCCTATTTATGATTTTAATGGTTGCATTGAAGATCTGCACCAGGCTATTGATGATGCCTAGCAGTGGGTATCAAATCTAAACCTGTCACTCTAGCCTTTTCCATGGGTGCCATTGATTATAGGCTGCTTCTAGGTTGTTCTGTCATTCAGTTGCCATATCccatatgaataaataaataaataatctggAAATAGTAATAGCCATGAGTTGGCTCACAAGAGGATAACACCCTAACACTTGCATTCAGGACTGGGGGAGCCAAATGCAGCACGTACTACAGGATGTGAGGTGAAGGTATCATTTGGTCGCATCAGGTTGGCTGCACAGATCCAACCTTGAGGCTGGACTACTGCAGCGCATCCTCCATAGGGCTGCCCTTGAAGGCCGTCCAGAAACTGCAGAACGTGGCATCCCACCTTCGGATGGAGACGGGTTGCCAAGAGCACGTAACCCCAGTGCCTTAGGGCGCCTAtccatgagcagcaaggctgctccaacgttgcagtggagcagactcgattaattgagtctgctggggtgtggtaattaccgcggtccagcagcttccagcatctcatgtatcagcatccctgaggttaaaaatggaggcagggcactttagctaaagctcgttCAACTGGCTATAGTTGAAGCGCCATTGCCGCCATGTTTaagcctggggatgctgatacacgagatcctctttgtgctttaattaaagtagctcttgacgctgctttaattaaagtgcctctcccccactcccaaaacacatgtacaaacacccccaaggtctgcactgcctcccaatAGCTTTCTGGGTGCAATTCAAGTGCTGTTTTTGACCTGTAAGACACCCAACAGTCTGGgccctacatacctaagggacCACTTTACACCCAATCACGATCCCTAAGGTCACCCTAAAGCCAGAGGCGTAACAAtgcggctgcagcagctgctgcacacaggggcagcagcaacatCTGGTTGCCACCGGGGCAATTGCACAGCTGTGCTGACAGCTGTTccttctgctgccttcccccgaCCCCAGTTGGTGCCCAAGGTGCGTGTCCTGGTCACTCCACCCtagttgtgccactgctgagAGCAACCTCCTGTAAGTACCATCGGTACATCCGGTCTGCTTGGCCGAGACACATGTGAGGTTGTTTTCAGCACTTGCCCCTCTGCTAGGGTTGCCAATCCTCCTGGATGGGCCAGGAGTCCGCTGGAATCAGCATCAAACTCCTGGTGACTATTGAAACCAACCTGGGAGATTTTAATAGGATTTTAATAGGATAGTTTAAGTGGGAAAAATCTCCctgaatagcttcagtcagagttggcaaccatACCCCGGAAACATGGTCAGACCTTCCTCTTTGGGCGAGTGTTTAGC
Coding sequences:
- the TSGA13 gene encoding testis-specific gene 13 protein isoform X4, which encodes MSKFTLQYEEHYSFSPDLEKYFVPFNNDRFQECLDNRTKYTALMSISSQFNQDKTTLIATNNPLPDLTHSPQVDTPMKFFTKEQVGKSFSSKSQIHFPVLKRQPNQLMAPRNSLAVGKVGKPLQFSCAHIAESGFP
- the TSGA13 gene encoding testis-specific gene 13 protein isoform X2, whose translation is MSKFTLQYEEHYSFSPDLEKYFVPFNNDRFQECLDNRTKYTALMSISSQFNQDKTTLIATNNPLPDLTHSPQVDTPMKFFTKEQVGKSFSSKSQIHFPVLKRQPNQLMAPRNSLAVGKVGKPLQFRFSTDTDFKSEGQFSRNYAEKRMKQLYPHLHFHTLPGLVVPT
- the TSGA13 gene encoding testis-specific gene 13 protein isoform X1 gives rise to the protein MSKFTLQYEEHYSFSPDLEKYFVPFNNDRFQECLDNRTKYTALMSISSQFNQDKTTLIATNNPLPDLTHSPQVDTPMKFFTKEQVGKSFSSKSQIHFPVLKRQPNQLMAPRNSLAVGKVGKPLQFRFSTDTDFKSEGQFSRNYAEKRMKQLYPHLHFHTLPGLGPRKGLPPTRKRGLTTKGAGCQWEPLTLSSLIETQPAVTAPSEDSSRSKNAS
- the TSGA13 gene encoding testis-specific gene 13 protein isoform X3, encoding MSKFTLQYEEHYSFSPDLSFSSKSQIHFPVLKRQPNQLMAPRNSLAVGKVGKPLQFRFSTDTDFKSEGQFSRNYAEKRMKQLYPHLHFHTLPGLGPRKGLPPTRKRGLTTKGAGCQWEPLTLSSLIETQPAVTAPSEDSSRSKNAS